One region of gamma proteobacterium HIMB55 genomic DNA includes:
- a CDS encoding glycerol-3-phosphate dehydrogenase (PFAM: FAD dependent oxidoreductase), translated as MVSKRIAVVGAGVNGTSIATACAKRGFDVTLFDAGTPFAETSSKSSRMLHGGIRYLEQGHIKLVREALIERDEWQRVAPNATRVERFFFPIYGDSPRGRPTLFTGALLYQWLAGRFSLGKSHLHSRQDLLTNFPDLNSENLRGGVSYCDLVMDDQALAEILLSEARSSGVNIYTNSPVSNLTTSGMLEANGDELSFDHIINATGPWASNVLTQANIESSFDIEHVRGSHLLLELSLSHALVFQVPTDNRIVFCIPQSANEVLLGTTEHSHRLTDPIECSEAEVDYLLAVLNSHLNLGVGRERVKTTLSGVRPIAKTRQAELSNMSTASRDSEIEIVDSLINVFGGKWTSARHLGHKVAALI; from the coding sequence GTGGTTTCGAAACGCATTGCCGTCGTCGGCGCTGGAGTAAACGGCACGTCAATCGCAACAGCCTGCGCAAAGCGCGGCTTCGACGTGACTCTTTTTGACGCGGGCACGCCTTTCGCAGAAACCAGCAGTAAGTCGTCTCGGATGCTACACGGCGGTATTCGCTATTTAGAGCAGGGTCATATCAAACTGGTTCGAGAGGCTTTGATCGAGCGTGATGAATGGCAGCGCGTCGCACCCAACGCGACCCGCGTCGAAAGATTCTTCTTCCCTATTTATGGCGATTCACCGAGGGGTCGCCCCACACTATTCACCGGTGCGCTGCTATACCAATGGCTCGCCGGCCGATTTTCGTTGGGAAAGAGCCACCTCCATAGTCGGCAAGATCTTTTAACAAACTTCCCGGACCTGAACTCAGAGAACTTGCGAGGCGGCGTCAGCTACTGCGATCTTGTTATGGACGACCAGGCCTTAGCCGAGATTTTGCTGAGCGAAGCGCGTTCCTCAGGCGTCAACATTTATACAAACTCCCCGGTATCAAACTTAACAACGAGTGGGATGCTTGAGGCAAACGGTGATGAACTCTCGTTCGACCACATCATTAACGCGACAGGACCGTGGGCAAGTAATGTCTTAACCCAGGCAAACATCGAGTCTAGCTTCGACATTGAACACGTGCGAGGCTCGCACCTACTCTTGGAGCTGTCACTTTCACATGCATTGGTTTTCCAGGTTCCTACCGATAACCGTATCGTATTTTGCATTCCTCAATCAGCGAATGAGGTTCTCCTTGGCACAACTGAACACAGTCATCGCCTTACTGATCCTATCGAATGCAGTGAAGCTGAAGTCGACTATCTGTTAGCTGTATTGAACAGCCACTTAAACCTTGGCGTGGGAAGAGAGCGGGTCAAGACCACCTTATCGGGCGTTCGCCCAATCGCCAAAACTCGACAAGCGGAGTTATCTAATATGAGTACCGCGAGCCGAGATTCGGAAATAGAAATCGTCGATTCGCTTATAAACGTATTCGGCGGCAAGTGGACTTCAGCGCGTCATCTAGGACATAAAGTCGCAGCGTTGATTTGA
- a CDS encoding Protein of unknown function (DUF1638) (PFAM: Protein of unknown function (DUF1638)) → MSRVLIIGCGALAAEITALKKANHWSGVDVQCLDAALHNRPERIAEQLEEALDKRHSDYQKIVIAYADCGTGGGVDRVAKRFGAERLPGAHCYEFFATSEVFQELADAEPGTFYLTDFLARHFERLVIDDMKLDAHPELESMLFGHYRKVVYLAQTDDATLRSAAESAADRLGLPLEIIDTGYGLLASSLEEQVVTVS, encoded by the coding sequence TTGTCGCGCGTCTTGATCATCGGCTGCGGCGCGCTCGCCGCCGAGATCACCGCACTGAAAAAGGCTAATCATTGGTCCGGCGTCGATGTTCAGTGCCTAGACGCCGCCTTACACAATCGCCCTGAGCGGATTGCAGAGCAGCTCGAGGAAGCGCTCGATAAGCGCCATTCCGATTACCAAAAAATTGTCATTGCCTATGCTGACTGCGGCACGGGCGGTGGTGTCGATCGCGTCGCGAAACGGTTTGGGGCTGAGCGACTGCCAGGTGCTCATTGCTATGAGTTCTTCGCAACTAGCGAGGTATTTCAAGAACTCGCCGACGCCGAGCCCGGAACGTTTTATCTCACCGATTTTCTCGCACGCCATTTCGAGCGCTTAGTCATCGACGATATGAAGCTCGATGCCCATCCTGAGTTGGAAAGTATGCTGTTTGGTCATTACCGCAAAGTGGTATATCTCGCTCAAACGGATGACGCTACATTGCGCTCCGCTGCGGAGTCGGCCGCTGATCGTTTGGGTCTTCCGCTCGAAATAATCGACACCGGTTATGGTTTGCTAGCCTCGAGTCTTGAGGAACAAGTCGTAACAGTTTCTTGA
- a CDS encoding putative restriction endonuclease (PFAM: YDG/SRA domain; HNH endonuclease), with translation MAKSTRPMKFGEITGIPEGTRFENRREMMPSSFHRNHGTGIDGNGKEGAAAIVLSGGYEDDQDFGDEIVYTGQGGWDSSKKVQISDQSWDERGNAALLRSADDGLPVRVIRGHQHKSPWSPDEGYIYSGLYSVVEAWQERGKSGFLICRFRLIYEGGEYKPANEREVHLDTRVRTKQRKSGTVTRVVRDSMISIQLKRLYDYQCQICGLAIETKKGFYAEGAHIRPLGSPHDGDDSTKNLLCLCPNHHVMLDKGSFSIADDLSLLGTINGQLNLHPAHDIDHGNLKYHRSSHGFD, from the coding sequence ATGGCTAAGTCGACTAGGCCAATGAAGTTCGGTGAGATCACCGGTATCCCTGAGGGGACCAGATTTGAAAACCGACGAGAAATGATGCCGAGCAGTTTTCATCGTAACCATGGCACTGGTATTGATGGAAACGGAAAAGAGGGCGCTGCAGCCATAGTTCTCTCGGGCGGCTATGAAGATGACCAAGACTTTGGTGACGAGATTGTTTACACAGGGCAAGGCGGTTGGGATTCAAGTAAAAAAGTTCAAATAAGTGATCAGTCTTGGGACGAGAGAGGTAATGCAGCACTTCTGCGAAGTGCTGACGACGGCCTTCCTGTGAGAGTGATTCGCGGACATCAACACAAGTCGCCATGGTCACCAGATGAGGGATATATTTACTCTGGGTTATACAGTGTTGTGGAAGCTTGGCAGGAGCGCGGAAAGAGCGGATTTTTGATTTGTCGATTTCGCTTGATCTACGAGGGAGGGGAATACAAGCCTGCTAATGAGAGAGAGGTTCATCTTGATACTCGTGTAAGAACCAAACAGCGAAAATCAGGCACCGTTACCAGGGTAGTTCGAGACAGCATGATCTCGATCCAGTTAAAAAGGTTATACGACTATCAGTGCCAAATTTGTGGTCTCGCGATCGAGACCAAGAAAGGTTTCTATGCCGAGGGTGCACATATAAGACCGTTAGGCTCGCCGCATGATGGTGATGACAGTACTAAAAACCTACTTTGTTTGTGTCCAAACCACCACGTGATGTTAGATAAAGGATCGTTCTCGATAGCTGACGACCTGTCGCTATTGGGCACCATTAACGGTCAGCTAAACCTTCACCCCGCCCATGATATCGATCATGGGAATTTGAAATACCATCGGAGTTCACACGGATTTGATTGA
- a CDS encoding trimethylamine:corrinoid methyltransferase (PFAM: Trimethylamine methyltransferase (MTTB)), with translation MHHPIPPLTSPDYLVGHYFLDDRSDSVHRDNLQFYDAVSSGKSDVGDALWSVAFFHSKALINLLPKSVRKTPSFTHDFSGFGLVYELKRLPNLRSKNKREIRMTERAARRKGGGRAGRREARASSGPAAAPYIKRKIPYVEILSEEGLQLIEDNADKLLEEVGIDFLDDPEVLELFKAAGANVDGTRVRFPRGMCRQIIQATAPSEYVQHARNPERSVTIGGKNTVLVPAYGPPFAHDLDNGRRYSTIEDFRNFVKLAYMAPGIHHSGGTVCEPVDLPVNKRHYDMVYSHFKYSDKPLMGSVTHYRRAQDSVDMAKLVFGDEFVDQNCVLTSLINVNSPMVFDGTMLGSLKVYARNNQSCVVSPFILAGAMSPVTVAGTCTQILAEAMAGIALTQLIRPGCPVVFGTFAAAVSMATGAPTFGTPEPSQVIYATAALARRLGVPYRSGGGLCGSKLPDAQAAYEAANTLQTAALAGVNFMLHTAGWLEGGLAMGYEKFVMDCDQASMLAVLLEGMDLSENAQAMEAFHEVGPGKHFLGSAHTLSNFESAFYRSTIADNNSFEQWSAEGSLDAAQRANGVWKKMLADYEPPALDPAIDEALLDFMAREKASFADRDY, from the coding sequence GTGCATCACCCCATTCCTCCGCTAACCTCTCCTGATTACCTCGTTGGTCATTACTTCTTGGATGACCGCTCGGACAGTGTACATCGAGATAATTTGCAGTTTTATGATGCGGTTTCGAGCGGCAAGTCTGACGTCGGTGACGCTCTGTGGAGCGTTGCGTTTTTCCATTCGAAAGCACTGATAAATTTATTACCAAAAAGTGTTAGAAAAACGCCAAGTTTTACTCACGATTTTTCTGGCTTCGGGCTCGTTTATGAATTAAAAAGACTCCCAAATTTACGGTCAAAAAATAAGCGAGAAATTCGTATGACTGAGAGAGCAGCAAGACGAAAAGGTGGTGGTCGCGCCGGTCGAAGAGAAGCGCGAGCTAGCTCAGGGCCTGCGGCAGCGCCGTACATCAAGCGAAAGATTCCTTACGTTGAAATTCTCAGTGAAGAGGGCTTGCAGCTCATTGAGGACAACGCGGATAAGCTTTTGGAAGAGGTGGGCATTGATTTTCTCGATGACCCCGAAGTACTCGAGCTGTTCAAGGCCGCCGGGGCCAATGTTGATGGCACTCGCGTCCGTTTCCCGCGCGGCATGTGTCGCCAGATTATTCAGGCTACTGCACCCTCGGAGTACGTTCAGCATGCTCGCAACCCAGAGCGTAGCGTCACTATCGGTGGCAAGAACACGGTATTAGTACCTGCGTACGGACCTCCCTTTGCGCATGACCTAGATAACGGCCGTCGCTACTCAACGATTGAAGACTTCCGTAATTTTGTGAAGTTGGCCTACATGGCGCCAGGCATCCATCACTCAGGTGGTACCGTTTGTGAGCCTGTTGACCTGCCTGTGAACAAGCGTCACTACGATATGGTCTACAGCCACTTCAAGTACAGTGACAAGCCGTTGATGGGGTCGGTTACACACTATCGCCGGGCTCAAGATTCCGTGGATATGGCAAAACTCGTCTTTGGTGATGAGTTTGTCGACCAAAACTGCGTGCTAACGAGCCTGATTAACGTCAACTCGCCGATGGTATTCGATGGCACCATGCTTGGATCGCTGAAGGTTTACGCTCGCAACAATCAGTCGTGCGTGGTTTCGCCCTTCATCCTTGCTGGCGCCATGTCGCCTGTGACTGTTGCGGGTACCTGCACACAGATTTTGGCTGAGGCGATGGCAGGGATCGCATTGACACAGTTGATTCGTCCGGGCTGCCCAGTTGTATTCGGTACATTCGCGGCTGCTGTGTCCATGGCAACGGGTGCACCAACCTTCGGCACACCTGAGCCAAGCCAAGTAATTTATGCAACTGCCGCACTGGCAAGGCGTCTTGGCGTGCCTTACCGAAGCGGTGGTGGTTTGTGTGGCTCGAAGCTCCCTGACGCGCAAGCAGCGTATGAAGCTGCCAATACGCTGCAGACGGCAGCGCTTGCAGGCGTTAACTTTATGCTGCATACCGCGGGTTGGCTCGAGGGCGGTCTCGCTATGGGCTACGAAAAGTTCGTGATGGACTGCGATCAGGCGAGCATGCTCGCGGTGCTACTCGAGGGCATGGATCTCTCCGAGAATGCGCAAGCGATGGAAGCTTTCCACGAGGTGGGACCCGGTAAGCACTTCTTGGGCTCAGCACACACATTAAGTAATTTTGAATCCGCGTTTTATCGGTCGACCATTGCCGATAACAACAGCTTTGAGCAGTGGTCAGCTGAAGGCAGCCTCGATGCGGCCCAGCGAGCAAATGGCGTTTGGAAGAAGATGCTAGCGGATTACGAGCCGCCTGCATTAGACCCAGCGATCGACGAGGCGCTTTTGGACTTCATGGCGCGTGAAAAAGCATCTTTCGCCGATAGAGACTACTAG
- a CDS encoding putative cobalamin binding protein (PFAM: B12 binding domain~TIGRFAM: methylmalonyl-CoA mutase C-terminal domain) — translation MSDEEDIILSELSDDDLVLQMHDDLYDGLKEEIEEGTNILLERGWSAEQVLSKALVDGMTIVGIDFRDGILFVPEVLLAANAMKGGMAILRPLLAETGAKPVGTMVIGTVKGDIHDIGKNLVAMMMEGAGFEVYDIGINNAVEDYVAALERHKPDILGMSALLTTTMPYMKVVIDALKEQGIRDDYIVMVGGAPLNEEFGEAVGADAYCRDAAEAAVSAVRLVEERRVAQG, via the coding sequence ATGTCCGACGAAGAAGACATCATCCTTTCAGAGCTGTCCGATGACGACCTCGTGTTACAGATGCACGACGATTTGTACGACGGCCTCAAAGAAGAGATCGAAGAAGGTACAAACATTCTGCTCGAGCGAGGTTGGTCCGCTGAGCAGGTGTTGAGCAAGGCACTGGTTGATGGGATGACCATCGTAGGTATCGATTTCCGCGACGGTATCTTATTCGTACCTGAGGTATTACTTGCAGCTAACGCCATGAAAGGCGGAATGGCTATTCTGCGCCCGCTCCTTGCCGAAACAGGTGCTAAGCCCGTCGGCACGATGGTGATCGGAACAGTGAAAGGCGATATCCACGATATTGGCAAGAACCTTGTTGCAATGATGATGGAAGGCGCTGGCTTCGAGGTCTACGACATTGGTATCAATAACGCCGTTGAAGACTACGTCGCTGCGCTGGAACGTCACAAGCCTGACATTCTCGGTATGTCGGCACTCCTGACGACAACTATGCCGTATATGAAGGTTGTTATTGATGCGCTCAAAGAGCAAGGCATACGCGATGATTACATCGTGATGGTAGGTGGAGCGCCGCTGAACGAGGAGTTTGGCGAAGCGGTTGGTGCTGATGCGTACTGTCGCGATGCGGCAGAGGCGGCAGTCAGCGCAGTTCGGCTCGTCGAAGAGCGTCGCGTCGCTCAAGGCTAA
- a CDS encoding Pterin binding enzyme (PFAM: Pterin binding enzyme), whose translation MTTTIISSATREVRIGFDQPFVVIGERINPTGRKILAEEMKNGDYSRVEADALAQVAAGAHMLDVNAGIPLADEPRILAEAVQLVQSVTDVPLSIDSSIVEALESGLSVYQGKALVNSVTGEDEVLERVLPLVAKYGAAVVAISNDETGISEDPNERFKVAKKIVERAADYGISHEDVVVDPLVMPIGAINQAGVQVMELVRRLRTELKVNTTCGASNVSFGLPNRNGINAAFLTMAMGAGMTSAITSPLHAEVMQAVRGGDVMMGHDPDCANWIKAYREPAPEGAGARRGRSGRRRG comes from the coding sequence ATGACAACCACTATTATCAGCTCGGCCACCAGAGAAGTTCGCATCGGTTTTGATCAACCTTTCGTTGTTATTGGTGAGCGTATTAACCCCACTGGCCGCAAGATTCTTGCGGAAGAAATGAAGAACGGTGACTACAGCCGCGTTGAAGCAGACGCGCTTGCGCAGGTTGCTGCGGGTGCGCATATGTTGGACGTGAACGCAGGCATCCCGTTGGCCGATGAGCCTCGTATTCTCGCGGAGGCCGTCCAACTTGTTCAGTCAGTCACTGACGTACCCTTGAGCATTGATTCTTCTATTGTCGAAGCGTTGGAGTCAGGCCTTTCGGTCTATCAGGGTAAAGCCCTAGTGAACTCTGTTACCGGTGAGGACGAAGTTCTTGAGCGTGTGCTGCCACTTGTTGCTAAGTACGGAGCTGCCGTAGTGGCAATCTCGAATGATGAGACTGGTATTTCTGAGGATCCGAACGAGCGATTCAAGGTAGCCAAGAAGATTGTTGAGCGCGCAGCCGATTACGGTATTTCGCATGAAGATGTCGTGGTCGACCCGCTTGTTATGCCGATTGGCGCTATCAACCAAGCGGGCGTGCAGGTCATGGAGTTGGTTCGTCGTCTTCGCACTGAGCTGAAGGTCAACACGACTTGTGGTGCGTCGAATGTGAGTTTTGGTCTCCCTAACCGAAATGGTATCAATGCAGCATTCCTCACCATGGCCATGGGGGCGGGTATGACGTCTGCGATTACGAGTCCACTGCACGCTGAAGTGATGCAGGCAGTAAGAGGTGGTGACGTTATGATGGGACACGACCCCGATTGCGCTAATTGGATTAAGGCTTATCGCGAGCCTGCTCCAGAAGGTGCTGGCGCACGTCGCGGTCGTTCTGGCCGCCGAAGAGGCTAA
- a CDS encoding ADP-ribose pyrophosphatase (PFAM: NUDIX domain~TIGRFAM: mutator mutT protein), with product MIDVTCAVIVQDSKVFICRRNPEKSLGGFWEFPGGKVEAGESYRECLARELKEELGMEVVVKQHILSVEHEYSDISVKLIAFECDVLTFHGPMNDHDLCDWRSVEDLHKLKLAPADIPIVEALSDRLLLG from the coding sequence TTGATTGATGTAACTTGTGCAGTGATCGTCCAAGACTCGAAGGTCTTTATTTGTAGGCGTAATCCAGAGAAGTCACTTGGCGGCTTTTGGGAATTCCCAGGTGGCAAAGTTGAGGCCGGCGAATCTTACCGAGAATGCCTTGCCAGAGAGCTCAAAGAAGAGCTTGGAATGGAAGTGGTAGTTAAGCAACACATCTTATCGGTTGAACATGAGTACAGTGATATCAGCGTAAAGCTGATTGCCTTTGAATGTGACGTGCTCACGTTTCATGGGCCAATGAATGATCACGATTTGTGTGATTGGAGGTCTGTCGAAGACCTTCACAAGCTAAAGTTAGCGCCTGCTGATATACCAATTGTAGAAGCTTTATCTGATCGGCTTCTATTGGGGTAG
- a CDS encoding putative MAPEG superfamily protein related to glutathione S-transferase (PFAM: MAPEG family) — protein sequence MITAIYTSLLAIWLVFLSFRVIALRGSPVFAFLNINTDDEEMLQRAIRAHGNLTEYAPMMVILLYLLETNGTDPSTLHGLGLAFLVGRVMHGICFGFMKSSMPLRIGGTVLTLTPLLVAALMLASIAI from the coding sequence ATGATTACCGCCATTTACACAAGCCTTCTCGCCATCTGGCTGGTCTTTCTGTCGTTTCGAGTGATTGCCCTTCGGGGAAGCCCTGTCTTTGCCTTCTTGAATATCAATACCGACGACGAGGAAATGCTTCAGCGCGCCATTCGGGCGCACGGCAACCTAACGGAATACGCACCAATGATGGTGATCTTGCTTTACCTGCTGGAGACCAACGGAACCGACCCATCAACGCTCCACGGTCTTGGACTCGCCTTTCTTGTCGGTCGAGTGATGCACGGCATCTGCTTTGGGTTTATGAAGTCGAGCATGCCATTAAGGATAGGTGGCACAGTCCTCACGCTCACACCATTGCTAGTGGCGGCGCTCATGTTGGCCTCTATTGCCATCTAG